The window AGAAAAAGAATAATGAAGAATAAAATAAAAATGAAGAATAAAATGAAGAATAAAATGAAGAATAAAATAAAAATAAAAATAAAAATAAAAATAAAATAAAATAAAATAAAATAAAAATGAAGAATAAAAAGCAGTAACTTTAAAATGCTGCTGTCACTTTTTTAAGGTCCTGCAAAAATATTATTATCTCTTCTGGAGTGTTGTGTGGCATCAGGACTAAACGGAGGGCTCTTGGAGTTCGGGTAATTGAGACATGCCAGCCGAATCTTTCAAGAAGTTGTTCTCTGACAAGGTCAGGATTCGGAACTTTTAGAGCAACTACGTTCATTACAGGTTCTAGCAGGGGTTCAAAACCGACTTTTCGAGCTTCTGCAACTAGCTTTGTGGTAAGCTGCATGCAGTATTGCACATTCTTTCTGTAACCTTCGTGACCAAGATATTTCATGACAGCACAGGTAGCGGCAGCTGAAGCTCCAGTCCTGGTTCCTGTAAGTGTAAACTGGGATTTTGTGGTAAGATATGGAGTGCTTACCTTAAGGGATTCCAGGACAGAAGGGGACCTGAAAAGCAGAACTCCTGACGGGATTGTGGACAGGCCCATCTTGTGGGGGTCTATAGCAATGGAAGTAACGCCTGGCACTTTGAAATCAAAAGGCTGGGGTTTTTCAAGGAATGGAATTACGAAACCTCCGAAAGCCGCATCAACATGCAGGAAAAGCTCGTTTTCAAGAGCTATTTCAGAGAGTTTATCAATAGGGTCCACCTGCCCAAACTCAGTATTGCCTGCTATCCCTACGAGTCCTATGGTATTTGCATCTATATGACTTTCAACAGAAGCCAGGTCCACCTTGAACTCCGAATCAAGTGACGCTCTTCTGACCTGTATACCCATCATATCGGCAACCTTATCAAAAGAAAAATGAGCCGACTCGGGGATTACAATGTTTGGAGTGCCTTTCAATCCTTTTTTTCCTGTGGTTATAAGGTTTTTCATTCCCCTTACAGCCTGAATATTAGATTCAGTACCTCCTGTAGTAAGGTAGCCGCAAACCGAATATTCATATGAGTCTGCGGACGGAACATCAATTAAAGGAGCGTGAAGAAGTTCCCCAAGCATCCTGACGACCTCCTGCTCAAGCTTGCAGGCTCCGGCAAAAAGTCCGAGATCGCCAAGGTTAGCCTCAATAAAGAGCCTGTGAGCCTCGGCTGCGATCTTATGAGGGTGAGTACACATTGAGCTTAAAACTCGATAATAATCCGTATCCTCTGACTTTGCATTTTCCAGGTAGGAAAATATCTCTCTTTCAGAAAGACCCTGAACATTCATACAGGTAAAGTAAAACCAGTTTTATTTAAAAGACTTATGGAATAGCCCTCAAAAAATTGATCACCTGACTTATAAGAGCCTGAAATAACTTAAATAATTCAGTAATTCTGGACAGATTTGAATAAAATATGAAAAAAGGAATGGAGTTAAAAGAAAATGAAAATAGTGGAACGATTTGAAAAATTGAAAAACAAGGGAAAGAGAACTGAAAACAAAAAAGAGATCATAAAAAAGGAGAAAGAGAGAGGAAAAAGAAGTAAAAAAAGAGCAAGAAAAAATTAAAATAAAAGAACGGCTTTGGAAATCACTCAAAAAATCATCAACTTTTGAAGTAACTCAAGTATTCCGGAAAGGAACAAAGAAGGAGGAGAATAATTAAAGAAGAAAGCTTCAGTGATTATTTATAAAAAAGCTCCAGTAGTTAGATATAAAACGCTGTTTATAATAATATTGATAAAAAAGATTTGTATTATTCAATGATTCCGCATACTTTTTTGATATAATTTACTCTTCAGAATTGTTTAGTACAAGAGGGACCCCTTCATTTCTACTGGAGAGCAGAAATTGATTTGAAGTATAGATTTTGTTAACCATATTTATAAAACCCAATTTAAAAAAACCATTTTAATTTAATACAAATATAAAATTAGTTTGAGTATTATAGCTTCTAGATTTTTATAGTTTTATAGTAAAGTATATATACATTTAGTTTTATAACTAAACAACATTATTTTGTATTCATTTCAAAATAAATCAATCATTTATTTTGTTGCTTGAATTCCAAAACCCGTTCAGTGGAAATCATGGGGTCCGGGTGTTATATAAACGTTCCAATGGAAATAAAGGGGTCTTATTATTATTCCCTTCCATTTATCCAATATTTCATAGAACAGGAAGATTTCATAGAACAGGAAGATTTCATAGAACAGGAAGATTTCATAGAACAGGAAGATTTCATAGAACAGGAAGATTTCATAGAACAGGAAGATTTCATAGAATCAGGAAGATTTCATAGAATCAGGAAGATTTCATAGAATCAGGAAGATTTCATAGAATCAGGAAGATTTCATAGAATCAGGAAGATTTCATAGAACAGGAAGATTTCATAGAACAGGAAGATTTCATAGAATCAGGAAAAATACTCCCGAATAACTCAATCTTGAAACCCAATTAAAACTTTAATTTCAAGACTTCAACGAAACTCCAGTTTTTTCACCTTCGTTTTTTCACCTTCATTTTTAGTTTAGACCTTTACAAATTTAATTAAACAACGCGACTTTATTGTATGCTATATTATACTGTTGAAAATAATTCATCGCATTTTTATAATACTATTTTGTTATCCGGATATTATAAACGGTTCATTTTATTTCGGCACATTGGATAAATTATTGAGAGTGTTACAACTTGAGAGTGTTAGTTACAACTTGAGAGTGTTAACTTGAGAGTGTTACAATTTTCGATTTATCTCTTCAAAATTTCCTTTATTAGCTTAGTTGATAAGTGAAATTACAGTATAAACTAATTAAATGATCAGTTCTAAAAACTAATAAACTATTCTAATCACAAATTTTAAAAAAACAATCGATTTTGGAAACTATACAATTTAAAGAAAATTTATAATTAAATACATAAATATAGCTAATTTTTTATAGATTTACACTCCAGATATATAGTTACATTTGATGTATATTCCTCATTTTCTGTCAAACTATCTCTATTTTTTAGGTAATCGGTTTGTTATCATCTATCTTCTTAACATCAAAACTGTTTTTATTTTTTATATATCCACATTCGTTTCAGTATAGCTGTTTGTTTTCTTTTCATTATTATTTCGTGCTAAATATTTTTCATTATTCACTGGAAGTAAAGGGGTTCAATATTTGCCTATATTTTTCCATTCGAAAAAGGGGATTTAAAACTGACCTTCATGGGTGCTGGAATTGTAAATCTTTTATTTTTTTAAAACTGATTTTGATGATATCGATTTGTTCAGGGGG is drawn from Methanosarcina lacustris Z-7289 and contains these coding sequences:
- the mfnA gene encoding tyrosine decarboxylase MfnA — its product is MNVQGLSEREIFSYLENAKSEDTDYYRVLSSMCTHPHKIAAEAHRLFIEANLGDLGLFAGACKLEQEVVRMLGELLHAPLIDVPSADSYEYSVCGYLTTGGTESNIQAVRGMKNLITTGKKGLKGTPNIVIPESAHFSFDKVADMMGIQVRRASLDSEFKVDLASVESHIDANTIGLVGIAGNTEFGQVDPIDKLSEIALENELFLHVDAAFGGFVIPFLEKPQPFDFKVPGVTSIAIDPHKMGLSTIPSGVLLFRSPSVLESLKVSTPYLTTKSQFTLTGTRTGASAAATCAVMKYLGHEGYRKNVQYCMQLTTKLVAEARKVGFEPLLEPVMNVVALKVPNPDLVREQLLERFGWHVSITRTPRALRLVLMPHNTPEEIIIFLQDLKKVTAAF